In a genomic window of Macadamia integrifolia cultivar HAES 741 unplaced genomic scaffold, SCU_Mint_v3 scaffold2953, whole genome shotgun sequence:
- the LOC122067518 gene encoding E4 SUMO-protein ligase PIAL2-like, giving the protein MAGAITQRPPGSSAGGAVAGAGQVHTASQRQSYVNNSVHISGVATRLAMHIAGHRSDPYEFVQLCLALSRGIDHAVANNEVPARAQELPLVLKQVE; this is encoded by the exons ATGGCAGGAGCTATAACTCAGCGGCCGCCGGGTTCGAGCGCCGGTGGAGCTGTTGCTGGTGCTGGTCAAGTTCACACAGCTTCGCAGCGGCAGAGTTATGTGAATAACTCGGTTCACATTTCGGGCGTGGCTACACGTTTAGCCATGCACATCGCTGGACATCGGTCGGATCCTTATGAGTTCGTCCAACTTTGCCTCGCATTatccag AGGTATTGATCATGCAGTTGCAAACAATGAGGTTCCGGCCCGAGCTCAAGAATTACCTTTGGTGTTAAAACAG GTTGAGTAG